CCTTGGCGATCTTGCTGCTTGGCCTCGTCACCCACCTGGTTGTGCGGGACCTTTCCCGGTCCTGGTCGAGCTTCGCCCTCAATCCGTTCCAACCGAACCCGGGCGCCTCCGACGGGACGTTGCTCCCCGGGGAGACCGCCACCCCGCTTCCACCGGCCGTCAACCCGACGCCCTGGGAGGGTGTCGAGCGGGTGACGATCCTACTGATGGGCCTGGACTACCGGGACTGGGTGGCCGGTCAAGGGCCGGCCCGGACCGACACCATGATGCTGGTCACCCTCGATCCACAGTCGAAGACGGCCGGCATGCTGTCGGTCCCCCGAGACCTGTGGGTGGAGATCCCCGGCTTCGCGCACAACCGGATCAACACCGCCTATCCCAGCGGGGAGGCCAACCGCTTGCCAGGCGGCGGGCCGGCGCTGGCCATGCAGACCGTCGAGAAGGTGATTGGGGTTCCGATCCAGTTCTTTGCCGTGATCGACTTTGCGGCCTTCGAACGGATGATCGATGAGATCGGCGGCGTCGACGTCCTGGTCAGCGAGCAGATCAAGATCTGCCCGATCGGGCGGTCGTGCAAGATCCTTACGCCCAAAGCCCACCGCTTGGACGGCGCAGAGACCTTAGCCTACGCCCGGGTGCGCAAGGGCGCCGGCGATGACTTCGGCCGGGCCGAACGTCAGCAGCAGGTGGCGCTGGCCATCATTGACCGCGTTGTCGGTCTGGACATGGTCCCGACCCTTGTGGCCAAGGCTCCAGTCTTGTATCAAGAGCTGGCTTCTGGGATTCGCACCAACTTGACGCTGGATCAGATGATCTCACTGGGCTGGCTGGCGATTCAGACGCCCAAGGCCAGCATCCAGCGGGGGGTGATCGCCCCGCCGAACATGGTCGGGTTCCACACGCTGCCGGACGGCGCTGCCGTCCTGCGTCAGGTGCCGGATCAGATCCGTCAGCTGCGCGACCAGATTTTCACTCAGACCGGGATCATCGGCCCATGAATCCCTGGTGGATTTCGTGATGCGCCCCTCACCCGGCCCCAAGACTCGCCCGCATCTGTTCGACCGCTTGCCGTTGGATCTTCGGCGCGTGCCTCGTTGGGGATGGTGGGCCGCCCTGGGCGGGCTCTATGTGCTGTGTGTTCTCTCGGTGTCGGGTCTAACCGGCGTTGCTGCCGGGCGCCAGCAAACCACGGCCGGACAGTCGCAAGCCCTGGCGCGTTCCGCCCAGGAACAGTTCGACCTGGGCGTGCAGGACCTGCTAGAGACGCGCTACGAGCTTGCCCGGCAGAGGTTCGAGTACGTTCTCAGTATCGACCCCAACTACCCCGGCGCGGCGGAGCTGCTGGACAAGTCGCTGCTCGGCATGAACGCCCCGACCACGACCCCCGTGCCACCGACCATCGCCGTCACACCGACGGCGACGCTCGATGCCTCGTCGCTCGATTCGCTGTTTTCGCAAGCGCAGTCGGCGTATGCCGGGGAGGACTGGAGCACCACAATCCAGGCTCTGCTGACGGTCCGTTCGATCGACCCAGAGTATCGGCGAGCGGAGGCCAACCAATTCATGGCCGGCGCCCTGCGCGCCCGCGGGCTTGAGAAGATCTGGTCGGGACAGCACGAACAGGGGATCTATGACCTGGCGCTGGCAGAGCGCTTCGGGCCGCTGGATGGCCAGGCGACCTCGTGGCGCAGCAGCGCCGCCTTCTACTTGTTCGCCAATAGCTACTTCGGCGTGGTCTGGCAGGAGGCCGCCCGATACTTCTCGCAAATCTGCTCCGCCGGCGGCTGGGACTCGTGCTACAAGTATTCGGTGGCAGCGATGGAGTACGGCAAAGAACTGATGAAGGCCAACGACCCGTGCGCGGCCGCGATCCAGTTCGTGTCTTCGTTCGAGACCCGGGGAGACTCCACCGTGGAAGACCTGGCCCGCGACGCCCAGGAGGCGTGCCTGACGGCGACAGCCGTGCCTCCGACGCCGACCCTCACCCTCACGCCGACCCTTGGCTTGCCGATCGAGACGCCCACCGAAACGCCAACCTCCGGGCCGCCGCCGACCTCCGTGCCGACAACCCCCGCGCCACCTCCATCGGAGACGCCCACACCGACCGAAACCCCGACGCCCTCGTGAGAAGTGGATGCTCAGCCGAACCACGCTGAGCCGTCACTCCAGCTGACGACGCTCGCTCCCACGGTTCCTGTTGAGCGATCTATGCCCACACCCGACGAACTCTTCCACCTTGGTCGAAGCGCGTGAGCCCAACGCAGCCCAAGACACCGCCAGACCGCGTCGTGATCGTCTCCGCAGAGGCGCTTGCTCGGGCCGGCCTGGCCGCGTACTTCCAGGCCGATCCCGGCTGGGAGGTGGTCGCAATGGATGTCCCGGATCAGGGAGCGGTCGGCAGCATTTCCGCTCAGGCGCCGGACCTGGTTGTTTGGGATGCGGGCGGGGACGAGGAGCTGCTGGACCGATTGGGACAGGACCTGGCGGAACTGCCGCACACGCTAGTGCTGGTCCGTTCAGCCGAGGATGCTGAAGCGGCGTGGTCCGCTGGCGCTCGGGCCGTGCTTCACCGCCAGGTCGAGGCGGAAACCCTGCTGGCTGCCGCCCGGGCAGCCCTGGCGGGGCTTTGGATTTCCGACCAGCCTGCGAGACGCCAGCCCGAGCCTTCACCGGCAGAGGCCGAGGCGCTTCGGGAGGCGCTCACCCCGCGTGAACTGCAAGTGTTGCGGTTGATGGCCGATGGTCTACCCAACAAGGCCATCTCCGCCAGGCTCTCCGTAACCGAGAGCACCGTCAAGTTCCACGTCAACGCCATCCTGCGCAAGCTGGATGCCCAGAGCCGGACGGAGGCCGTCGTGCGAGCTGGGCGCAGCGGCCTGATCCCCCTCTAACCTGATCCAAAGTACAGCCTGCGTCCCGTCCTTTTTCAGGATGCCTTGTCGCCCGCCATCGACTAGCATGGCGGGCGAAGGGAGCGCTTGGCGTTCCTGCTGAGAGGAGCAAAGGTGATGAACAAGGTTCTGGAGACAGTATCTGAGGAACTGGCGGCGCTGGTGGCTTCGGTCCAGGGCATCGTCCGGGTCGAGGGCAGGCGGCGACTGGCGGCCAGTGGCGTAGTGTGGTCCCCCGAGGGCGTGATCGTCACCGCCGAGCACGTTGTACGGCGAGACGAGTCCATCCTCGTCGGTCTGGCGGAAGGCGAGACCGACGAGGCGAGCCTGGTGGGACGTGACCCGAGCACGGATCTGGCCGTCCTCCGGGTCGCGACCAGCCCGATCGCGGCTCCCGCCTGGCGCACGACCGATGAGCTGAAGGTCGGCCACCTGGCGCTGGCCCTGGGTCGTCCCGGCCGAAGCGTCCAGTCGACCCTGGGTATCGTCAGTGCCGTTGGCGGGCCGTTCCAAACCGGCATGGGAGGCGCCATCGATCGCTATCTTCAGACGGATGCGGTGATGTACCCGGGTTTTTCGGGTGGAGCGCTCGTCACGGCCGACGGACGAGTCGCCGGCGTGATGACCTCTGGCCTGGTGCGCGGCGTCAGCCTGGCGCTGCCGACTGAGACGGTTCGCAGAGTCGTCGAGACATTGCTTCAGCACGGCAGGATCCGACGCGGGTTCCTGGGCGTCGGCGCCCAGGCTGTGCGCCTTCCGGAGGCGGCTGCCACTCAGTCCGGGCAGGGGGTGGGGCTGTTGGTGATGTCGGTCGAGCCAGGCAGCCCGGCCGACCAGGGTGGGGTGCTGCTGGGCGATACCCTACTGGCGTTTGAAGGCACCCCGCTGCTGTCGATGGAAGACCTGCTCGGCGCCCTCTCCGGCGACCGGGTCGGAAAGCCGGCCGAGATCCGTCTGCTCCGCGGCGGCGGGCTGACGTCGGTCAAAGCGACCATTGGGGAGCGAGGCTAGAGGCGCCTGCCGGACGAACCGCCCCGGAGGGAAGACCCCTCCGGAGGCGGTGTCCCGGCCAGCTCGCACATGTCAGACTCCAGCGGGAGACCGGACCAAGATTTCTTGCGGGGAAGGAGGTGGTTGATGCCCCTCGTACTCGAAGGCCTGAGTTCAGGGTGGGTCGAGGTCGTTGACCGGGTGCGGCCCTCGCTGGTGCACGTCCTGTCCCACGGCCGAGGGGCCGGCGCCGTTCGGGCCAAGCAGGCCGAACAGCTCTCCGGGGTGCACGTCGAAGGAGATGTCGTCGACGGCCACCACTTCTCTTTGGTCGAACGCCGCACGACGCCCGGCGTGGTCTTATAGACCCGACGCAGGTTGGCAACCTCAACCGTGCTCAACGCGGCCTCCGCTTTCCTCTGGTGGTGGAAGAAGGGCGCATTATATCCTTCTGGGGAGCATGTGCCTGGCAGAGGCGACGGAATGATCCAGGCTGCGCAGGCGCGATTCCACGGCGTCGACTGCTGCCGAGACTGGGGGCGGCCTTGGCCGTTGGGCGCGGGCCGCTATTCGAGCCTGGCGAGTTCCTCGCCTGGCCGCAATTCGAGTTCGAAGAACGTCGATTCGCGCAGCACGTGCATCCCGGCGCGGGTGTACAGGCGTGTTGCGCCGGTCAGGCTGGCGGCGTCGACGCCGAGGCCTGCCCGGCGGGCGCCGGCCGCGCGCAGGGCGGAGAAAGCGTGCAACAGCAGCGCCAGGCCGAGCCCGCGCTTGCGCCACAGCCGGCGAACTCCCAGGGTGTCGACCCAGCCCATCTCGGGGTCGTCGTCGGCGTGGGCCCGACATAGAGCGATCCCGGCGATCTCTTCCCCCTCAACAGCGACAAACCACAGGCTGGGATCGAATGGGCGCAGCTCCACCGAGGCGTGCGTCCACTGGCGGAACCCTTGTTCAAACGGCGCCTCGACGAAGCCCCAGTGATCTCGAAAAGCATCGATGGTCGCGGTGTAGACCGCGCGCAGGTCCTGCGGATGCCGAAAGGGGCGCAGCCGGATGCCAGGCGGCCAGGCGGGAGCCGGCGGAGGAACGTCGAGGTCAATGGACATCGTCCAGCTGTGGCGCACGGCCTCGAAGCCGAAATCGCGAAACAGGGCGGTGCTCGGGTTGTGCGCCACCGGGCAGGCGACGCGCGGCGCGAAGCGTGCCTGCGGCGGGACACGATCGATGCCCCGCAGCGCTCTCGTCAGCGACCAGGCCAGCAGGCTGGTGCCGATGCCTCGCCCGCGCCACGCCGGGTGCACCCGAGTCCACATCCATGGATGGACTGGCGGGTCGAGCAGGGTCCATACCTCGGCGCAGCCCACCGGCGATCCATCGGGCGCCAGCACCAGGCGCGTGTCGACATCAAGATTGAAGCCCGGGAACTTCCACTCCTGCGCGTAGCGCTCTGCTGTGATCCCACCCGCTCCGATGAGTTCGGTCTCGGCCAGGTTGAACATCTCGACCGCACGCGGCAGATCGTCGAACCGGGCCGGGCGAACCTCGAAACCTTTCTCACGCAAGAATCCGAAATGCGGGTCGATGGCACCCTCCGTTTTCGTCTCGCCCTGGCGGGGTCGGTCAAGGGATCTTTCGTCCGGTACGGAACCGCCCGTCATTCGGCGCTACTCCGCCAGTACCTCGATGGCTCCCACGACCTGCGAGATCACCAGGTCGACTTGGTTCTCGGCCTGTCCGTAGCCTGCCGTGACGTAGCGCCCATCTGGAAGCTGGCGCAGGTCAGAATCGATCGTGCGGCCTGTCAGCAGCGGCTCAAGCCGGACGCTGGCTTCCAGGCCAGCCGGAATCACGACCACCGTCTGCCCGAACACGCCCGACAGACGAGCGTCGTATTTCCCATTGGCCGGGAGCACAACTGTCGACTGTCCGAAGACCAGCTCGACCTTCAAGCTCTCGGCCGTCAAGTCTCCCATTGGCAGATTGGCCTCGCCCGCCACCAGGCTGACCTCGATGTCGAGGGGGATAGCGGGAGTGAGCCCCAGGTCCCAGGCTGGCGTGGTGCCGGCGAAGCTGGTCGTCGGGGACAGCGAGGCGCCGGTGGTCTGGAGCTTCACCCGGGCTGTGTTGCCAGAGCGCAGGTAGGCCTGCCCGACTCGCTCCCAGGGGTGGGAGTAGATCTTGCCAGCAAGAAGAAGCGTATCGTCCTGCAAACTGCCCACCCGCAGCGACGCCGCCAGGGGGGCCAGGGTGACCTTGGCCGAGGCAACGCCGTTCAGCTGAACCTGGACAACCTCGGCGGCAAGGTTCTCGGTGGGCAGGCCGTCCCGGTCGGCAAGCCCTCCGATTGCGCCCGCCAGCACGACGAGCGACAACACTGCCGCCAGGACAGCGCCCGCCAAGGAACGATAGCCGATGGCCAGATCCAGTCCGGCTGCCACCAGGATGATAGGCCACAGGTCCAGCAGGACTGTCCACGGGCTCTGCCCCAGCCTGCCGAGGTTGTCCATGAGCAGGACGGCGCCGATCCCGATCAGCATCGTCGGCCCGACGATGCCTCCATGTCGGTAGGTCTGGGTCATCGTTGATCTCCTTCCCTGGCGCTTCCGACAGGCCGCACCCAGGCGAAGCCTGCAGCGCCTGTGGATCTACTTGCGAAAGACTCGGACAATCAGCAGGAGCCCGCCCAGGATCAGCAGCCCAGGTCCCAGGAACTGCAACGAGGGGCTGAAGAGGAGCGTCGAGAAACCGCCCAGCAGGAGCAGGACGAGGGCCGGAACCGCTGGCCAGCGCATGCGCCCCTCCGCTGTCGGGACGAGAAGCAGCAGGCCGAACGTCAGGCCCATGCCGAGGAACAGGACGCTGAGCGGCGCCAGCTCTGCCGGGACCAGTCCGCCGACGAGGATCATCCCAGAAACGGACAGCACGGCGCCGGCTGGGATGATTGCCCACCAGGCCTGGCGGTTGGCCAGCCAGACTCCCCAGAAGCCCAGGGACAGGACGCCCATGAAGACCGCCCCCGCCCAGGGATCGGCGGAGCGTTGGAGAAAGGCGTCCAGGGCAATGGCACTGGCGATTCCGAACAGAGCGGCGGACGGAATCGACGCCCACCAGTTCTCGCGGCTGGCTGCGAACACGTACAAGAAGATCCCTCCGCCGGTGGCGAAGGCCAGCGCCCAAAACAGGGCACTCCCTGTGGGCAGGATGCCCAGGCTCTGAAACAGGAACAGCAGCCCGCCTACAATCAGAAGCAGACCGATCAGGATCTGCGGCTGTGACCTGCGCATCCACTCTCTCCTTCTAGCTGTGGGCGCCGCCTAGCGAATGTCGACCGAGCCGGCGCCCACCCTGATTTCGATTTCGTAACGATCTGCCGCCTGCTCGAATCCGGAGGTGACGTGCGCCGCTCCATCCCGCACGAATCGCACTCGATCCAGGTTGACGCTCGCCAGGTCCGTGCGGCTCCTGACTCTCGCCTCGACGCCGGCCGGCAGTCTTAGACGGATCGCGGTTGCTCCCCCGGCGACGGTGACCGGGACCGAGCCCTGCGGTCTGGCCAGATGGATCTCCGACGAACTGGCGCCGGTGCGGAAGCGCAGCGAACTGAGCCGGACTCCAACCAGCTCAAGCAAGGTCTCGCTGGCGCCGGTCTCGACATCGAGCTCCGTCGGAATGGTTCTCGGCAGGTGCACGACCCAATCCGGCGGCTCGCCGCGCCACCATCCCCATGGTGCCGACAGGAAGAACCAGGCATCTCGCGGGCAGAGACTAATGGAAAGCACGCGATCCTTCAGCAGCACTTCATGGCGGGCTCCAGTTCCGAAGCTGGCGTCCAGAGCGTCTGGCTCGCTCGCCGAGGCATCGAGGCGCAGGCGTCCGGCGCCGTGCTGCAGGCGGAGCTTGAGCAGGGCGGCCTGCTCGACCGGGACCCGAAGTGACGTGTCGCCCCTCCGCCGATCTCGCCCCGAGATCCCCCATATCACCCACACCCCTGCCAGGATGAGGAGGATCGGGAGAAACAACCCTGTCAGCTCGAACGGAAGTACCCCCAGCCTGTCGAGAATCAGCAGGCTCCCGAGAAGGATCAGGCCGATCCCCCAGAACATTCCGCTGCGCCGCATCGCCGGCCCGTCCTAGCTCGCTCGCCGGGGGAAGGCCACGTTTCGGATCAGCTCCGCCAGGCCGAGGGCAATCAACAGCGCTGGCCAGTACGGGCTGGCGGGAACCGGGCCGCCGAAGATCGACGAGAATACCAGGAACAGCACCAGACTGACCAGAATCGTCCACAGCCCATCGCGGATCGAGCGTCTGGGCGTCATCCCGAGGATCCCCGCCAGCACGGTGCCAACACCGGCGAAGCCGGGGATCAGTGTCCAGAGATACAGCCAGCTCCCCCAATCCCCGGCAGCATTCTGGTAGTTCAGGATCAAGCCGATCCCGCCGACAATGCAGGCCGGGATCGCCATAGCGGGCGTCCCACTTAACAGCCCGATCACCAACAGCAGCAGACCCACACCCACCAGAGAGACGGGCCAGCCGAAGGTTCGAGGCAGCAGGGTTTGGAAACCCGGTGCCAGGCGGGACAGCAGCAGACAGCCGCCGAGCAGGATCAGCAGGACTCCTCCGGCAAGCGCAGTTCGCTGACGTTGATCCATGGGACCTCTCCTCCCCTGGGGCCATCGGACCGTCGCCCTGGCGGTGGGCAGGCCGGAATGCCCCGTGTTCTATCCGACGACAGATAGCGTGGGTCGCGCCAAGCCCTGCCTCAGCCGACCAGCCCCTTGAGCAGCGCGCCCACCCCATAGGCCACGACCGCCGCCAGTCCTCCGACGAGCAAGGTCTCCAGTCCGCTCTTCACCAGGCTGCGCTGGGTGACCAGGACCTTGGCGGCGCCCAGCAGGAACAGGGCGACGCCCGAGAGCGCCAGCGACAGGCGGAACGAGGCCTGGGCCGGGATCGGGACGAACAGGCCCAGCAGGTAGATCGATAGGGGGACCGACCCGGCCAGCAGGAAGGCGGCAAAGGTTGCCAGTCCGCTGCGCAGCGGCTTGCGATTGTCCTGGACCAGCCCGAGTTCGTCGAACATCATGGCCTCGACCCAACGCTCCGGGTTGCGCGAGTGGACCTCGACCAGGGCAGCCGCATCCTCATCATCGTACCCCCGCTTGCGGTAGACCTCAAGCAGTTCGGCTCGTTCGCCCTCAGGAAAGTGATCGACCTCCCAGCGTTCGCGCTCCCTTTCCCGCTCATAGTATTCTCGATCGCTTTTCGACGAGAGATAGGCTCCGGTCGCCATGGAGAAACCATCCGCAAACAGGTTCGCCAGGCCC
The nucleotide sequence above comes from Anaerolineales bacterium. Encoded proteins:
- a CDS encoding LCP family protein, whose amino-acid sequence is MYSNRHPNRPSADQTQPIGLAGLQPPRKAPQPRALACATRLLAAGFALAILLLGLVTHLVVRDLSRSWSSFALNPFQPNPGASDGTLLPGETATPLPPAVNPTPWEGVERVTILLMGLDYRDWVAGQGPARTDTMMLVTLDPQSKTAGMLSVPRDLWVEIPGFAHNRINTAYPSGEANRLPGGGPALAMQTVEKVIGVPIQFFAVIDFAAFERMIDEIGGVDVLVSEQIKICPIGRSCKILTPKAHRLDGAETLAYARVRKGAGDDFGRAERQQQVALAIIDRVVGLDMVPTLVAKAPVLYQELASGIRTNLTLDQMISLGWLAIQTPKASIQRGVIAPPNMVGFHTLPDGAAVLRQVPDQIRQLRDQIFTQTGIIGP
- a CDS encoding response regulator transcription factor; translation: MSPTQPKTPPDRVVIVSAEALARAGLAAYFQADPGWEVVAMDVPDQGAVGSISAQAPDLVVWDAGGDEELLDRLGQDLAELPHTLVLVRSAEDAEAAWSAGARAVLHRQVEAETLLAAARAALAGLWISDQPARRQPEPSPAEAEALREALTPRELQVLRLMADGLPNKAISARLSVTESTVKFHVNAILRKLDAQSRTEAVVRAGRSGLIPL
- a CDS encoding S1C family serine protease; the protein is MNKVLETVSEELAALVASVQGIVRVEGRRRLAASGVVWSPEGVIVTAEHVVRRDESILVGLAEGETDEASLVGRDPSTDLAVLRVATSPIAAPAWRTTDELKVGHLALALGRPGRSVQSTLGIVSAVGGPFQTGMGGAIDRYLQTDAVMYPGFSGGALVTADGRVAGVMTSGLVRGVSLALPTETVRRVVETLLQHGRIRRGFLGVGAQAVRLPEAAATQSGQGVGLLVMSVEPGSPADQGGVLLGDTLLAFEGTPLLSMEDLLGALSGDRVGKPAEIRLLRGGGLTSVKATIGERG
- a CDS encoding GNAT family N-acetyltransferase, which codes for MTGGSVPDERSLDRPRQGETKTEGAIDPHFGFLREKGFEVRPARFDDLPRAVEMFNLAETELIGAGGITAERYAQEWKFPGFNLDVDTRLVLAPDGSPVGCAEVWTLLDPPVHPWMWTRVHPAWRGRGIGTSLLAWSLTRALRGIDRVPPQARFAPRVACPVAHNPSTALFRDFGFEAVRHSWTMSIDLDVPPPAPAWPPGIRLRPFRHPQDLRAVYTATIDAFRDHWGFVEAPFEQGFRQWTHASVELRPFDPSLWFVAVEGEEIAGIALCRAHADDDPEMGWVDTLGVRRLWRKRGLGLALLLHAFSALRAAGARRAGLGVDAASLTGATRLYTRAGMHVLRESTFFELELRPGEELARLE
- a CDS encoding DUF5668 domain-containing protein; its protein translation is MTQTYRHGGIVGPTMLIGIGAVLLMDNLGRLGQSPWTVLLDLWPIILVAAGLDLAIGYRSLAGAVLAAVLSLVVLAGAIGGLADRDGLPTENLAAEVVQVQLNGVASAKVTLAPLAASLRVGSLQDDTLLLAGKIYSHPWERVGQAYLRSGNTARVKLQTTGASLSPTTSFAGTTPAWDLGLTPAIPLDIEVSLVAGEANLPMGDLTAESLKVELVFGQSTVVLPANGKYDARLSGVFGQTVVVIPAGLEASVRLEPLLTGRTIDSDLRQLPDGRYVTAGYGQAENQVDLVISQVVGAIEVLAE
- a CDS encoding VIT1/CCC1 transporter family protein, producing the protein MSLMRRVDEARNGYARGDEQLSARAHSQERISQAAREEHGGAAQQYLGDMVYGGLDGIVTTFAVVSGVAGAQLGSDIVLILGLANLFADGFSMATGAYLSSKSDREYYERERERERWEVDHFPEGERAELLEVYRKRGYDDEDAAALVEVHSRNPERWVEAMMFDELGLVQDNRKPLRSGLATFAAFLLAGSVPLSIYLLGLFVPIPAQASFRLSLALSGVALFLLGAAKVLVTQRSLVKSGLETLLVGGLAAVVAYGVGALLKGLVG